Genomic segment of Cloacibacillus sp.:
GGGCAAGCTGCTCAATACGCGGCGCGGCAGCAGCGTCCTTGACGAAGCCTTCGGCATCCCGGACTTTACAAGTATTGGCGTGAACTACAGCCGGGACGACATGCCCCGCATCGAAAAAGAGATAGCAGAGTTCATCGAGCGCTGTGAACCGAGGCTTCGCAACGTAAAAGCCGCCTACGCTCCAGACCCGGGCGAACCATTCAGCGTCAACTTCACCCTAGACGCCGGGCTTGTGCTGACGGGGACGGAGACGCTGCCCGTCAAGCTCATGACGCGGATAAACCCTTCCGGCAAGGTGAGTGTCAGCGGATAGTTTCTAAGGCAGGAGCGCAAAAAAACAGGGAACGGAGCGGAGCGTTCGCGCTGCGGCGGCTTACAGGGCCGCCTCTGCCCATTCCGAGCCGAAAGGATTGTGGTACACGATGGCAAATAAATATACGGAACTGTTCTGTTTTGAGGCCGAGGGAATGCCGCAGGATACATTTCACGTCCTCAGCTTCCGCGGCACGGAGGGGCTGTCCAGCCTCTTTTCATTCGACATAGAACTTGTGAGCGAAAACCTCTCGGTGGACCTCGGCGCGCTGCTCTCAGGGAGCGCCAATCTGACGGTAAAGCGCGAGGGCGCGCCCGACGCGGTATTCGCCGGGCGTCCGGCGGCGGCGCGGCAGAACGGCCACTTTGAAAACCACGCCTACTACTCCGTGCAGCTCCGGCCGGCCTTCTGGAAATTCACGCAGCTCATCCAGAGCGCGATATTCCTCAACAAAAGCGCGCCGGACACCGTAGAGGAGATAATTGGCTCCGAACGCT
This window contains:
- the tssE gene encoding type VI secretion system baseplate subunit TssE; this translates as MSSIRFLERLRTMQHGPERGDFGDPAQVLRSVIDYVGKLLNTRRGSSVLDEAFGIPDFTSIGVNYSRDDMPRIEKEIAEFIERCEPRLRNVKAAYAPDPGEPFSVNFTLDAGLVLTGTETLPVKLMTRINPSGKVSVSG